GGCGTTAGATGTGGTGGAACTGACCCGCCGCCGATGGTGATCATCCTGGAGTCGGCGGCCATGAAGAGCTCGGAGCCGTGCGCGACGGTCTCCTTGCTGTCGCCGCCGCAGCCCACCCAAGGGTACTTGGCGCGCTCCGGGTACAGGCtgcgggcacgggcacgggcacgggtACAAGCCGGGAACCGGGAAGCGTATCGGCCGACCCGACAGAGACGTGATCCGACCACAACCACAACGATTACAAGCCGAGGGGATTCGATTTtgattcttcttttttttttaaaccacttttTGAACTTCAGAAGCAATAGAATGttgtaatgttttaaatgttcacgcgatttttatttattaatttacacgAGAAGTTATTCTAAAGCGACGAGTCATGTTAAAAATTTACTCAGAAttatctatattttattataagaaatTTGGAGAATTGATTAAGAAACTGACTTGTCGAATATCTTTGAAATATGTAAATGTGTTCTTCTTCCTTATACGTTTAGGattttaaacactaaattaatatTGTGACATTTTTATCAATTTAAAACTCCAGCTTGGAACTTCAGTTAGGTCCAGGTCTATGTACTCTACAATGTAAGAATTCACTGAAGAATAATACTGTTGAAGTGatattgttgtttatttattgctACGTTTATTGATACTTTAAGCTGTTCATACTTTTTGGAACCCAAAATCTTGCTGCGTCAATTGATAGTTTAAGCTGTTCATACTTTTTTAAACCCAAAATCGTCTTCTAATAGTTGtgaaaatgtaatttataaaaaatgacAATCACGTCTCTAGAAAAAATGGAGTTGTTATGTATAGGATAAAGGAAAATGCAGCAATAACGCAGAGCGGATTGCGCAGCGGAAGTCGAAAAGGAACGTTATTTAATCAATGAATGTTAAAATCAGAAAAATTCAATAGAAAAGTAATTGGCAAGAAATTAAACTTAACTTTGGAACTGTGTACACGGCTTATTACAACGATTCTAATGACGATATTAGTTTTAACGACACTTCATGCATCTATTTCGAATAGTGTGAAATTTCGATTCTCCAACTATGTGCCGAGACAATATTATGTGCCAAGCTTCTGTGCCATGACAAAACACTAATGTCAGCTTGACAGTTTAAATTTCGTAAACGAAACTTAACATCAATCATTCTCAATTCGATATCTGAAATATTTTTCAGTCTGTTCcgttataaaaataacaaattaagtcTATCCTTTTTTATGAAGTCGCCTCATTTTTTTCTCAAATGTCTACTGAGAAGATTCAAGTATGTTTGTCGAATCAACGTCGTGTCTTGCCATTACATAAGATATGCATGTAAAAgagaataattaaaattcaTCTTTTCATGTATACAGTTCCATTAAAGAATAATCTTAAATACAAGAACTACTACAAAATCTAAACGTGAAACTATGACATACAATGATTACTACTGAAACCAAAGAGTGACTAATAGTAGAAGAGGTGTAAAGTGTGTCGAACTTGACAGCTTaaatagatgtcgctgtacgACATACATTATGCGGTTAACAGGTTTGACGGTCGAAAATTGTTACCACAAAACTTAAAGCGCCGTAAAGTTTGGCTGTCAAATTCGAGaccactattatttttaataacaaaacggGTTACTAACGTTGTTTAAGTTGCTTGACATCCTTCGCGCCATAACGAGGATCTTCAACAGGAGCAATTTTCAACTTAAAAAACGTGTGTGGCccgttttaatgtatttaccaCGATTTTTTTCTTCCTACAATCAATCACTCTTTGAGTGAAACTAATGGCAGTACATGCAAAGCGGTGCACTGAAAGGAAGTGTGCCTGCAGCGTTTACCCGAAGTACCGAGGTACCCGTTACTTACTGACAGTTTGCCATTTGACAGTCACCAGTTTGCGGCGGCCGGCTTAGACTCCAAAATAATCACCGACACGTTTCAATAAGATCTCATTGGAAAATTTAGAAGAATTTTAAAAGCGCATTAAGGATTGTTAAAACTTTTTAAcatgtaaatttataaattaagttTACATTTGGTTGTTTACTATCGGAAGGATTGTTATAGTTACCTTGTGTTAAAGGATATTTAAAGCGTTCTATAATTTTAGACAATAAGTATTTAACAATGactaaaataatcataatgattatttaagagaGATATTCCAAGGgtttaaataatgttaaattaaagcGCTTCTAAACAAAAACGAGATCATATTGaaataattcatataaattGATACATATTAGTTAAATCAAAACCACATATTGATAAACACAATCAATTTGCAAACCAAACATCGTCAAAACATCCAAGAAATTTGAATATTATAAGTTCGTAGTTCGAAAGTTTCAAAAGTCTCAAACTGGTACGTTCCAAACAGTAGGGAAGCGACAGAATAGTTGAGATTAGTAGGTGAAAAGCTACTATTCGTACTATTATTCGTGCAATTGACACTAGACTAGCACAATCTTTGTTTTCATATCCAAGTTACTAAATTGACAATTCGGTTGACCCAATTTGTTTGACCGAATTTCGTACAGTGGtgatcagatatattggagcggccgaggtgctcaaaaatacctTGCACAGGCAGTTTAACGCCTTGACAAGAGGCATGTTCagattcagatatttgtaagcgccttggccgctccgatatatctgatagcgactgtataTTGACCCGCTAATTCGTTACTCTGTCACACGCGTTTAATTATACTGATCCCGGTTAATGCCACTGTGCGAGCGgtaaagaaatataattatgcgcatGCGATACAGATTGGTGGGTCAATGTATGAAATACTTAGTACTTAAAGTttgttaaaggactgtctcatttcaaacatagacagagagaatcatactataccaaaaagcacccaaaagaaaaggatgagtgtagtttttttttgttcttatttactgacaatttggcttgaccaactatagcgaCCTTACTGTAATACAGAATTGGCACAAAAGCAGAATAATTACGTATTAAATTGGCCAATCGAACTGTCAATTTAGTAGGTATCTAGGATATAAAAAACAGAGCTTAAGAGCaaatcaacgtgctcactagcgccactggtaaataattgttattacttaaaataatcacaataatttagcagtggcgctagtgagcacgttgatgagCTCTTAAAATATTGAGACATACAAGTTGAGCATAATATTGTAGCCGCTTTGGCAGCTGAAGTACCTAGATGTTGCTCCATGGCGCCGTACGTTTTGCGGTAACTATATACTAAAACGTTAATGCTTGACTTTAGTCACTTGACAAtctacagggtggctaaaaaataagtgctttcCCGTTGCCAGTGAGGTTTTGGgcttatactgagcaacttttactatgggaccaatcacgACATCGCGAACaaaaatgtaccctcccatagaaaatggaccagccaaaatgtatgaaacagccaaatttttttttcgcgacttCGGGGTTGGTCACATAGTaaaagtataatcccaaaacctccctggcaacgggaatgcacttattttttgcaaCCGTGTATAATCTGGcaaacccactttgtcagtagaaaaaggcgcaaattTCAAATTTTCAGTGGGAAGGGTTGTCCCccttcgcacctacatttttattttttccgtttttttctactgacggaaatggctcaCCAAACTTTAAGTACTTCATTGGTAAAGTTTGCAGATGCAATATTTATCAGAATTTGCACGTCTCAATATTCCTTTGTCTATGACACTAGCTAGAACTCACACGACTGCATTGATAGAGCTTTACGTTGTTATTGAAATGTGCGGTTTCAATACATGCCTTTacacaatgtaaacaaatatacgGTAGAAAATTACAGAATGTATTATGTAAGTAAGAACACATTCTGGTACGTGCAAATGTTCTTTTTAATGCATCGTGTTGGGGCataacattttcacaatttgttgtatcagtagtttttaataaaaaataattacattctGTAATACTCTATCAGTTCATATATCATCACTATCACACAACATACGAATAACGAAAAACACTTTTTTGGTAATATATACATTTCTTGCAAAACATTTTGAAACTGCTGCATTCTTAGTAAGTACGGTTTCATGTAAATTTACTGTGTACATTTTAGGTTTAATAAATTAAGGCAAAATTTACAGTGTAGTTTTACTAAGAGTGCGCAGTCTCAATCCGTGCATTGCAAACTGGACCTTATCCCGTATAGACAAGGTTGGTTGTTGTTGTTACCTGAAGAGGAATGTCTCGCCGGTGCCGAAGTACGCCTGCCGGTTGCCGCGCTCGTCCTTCTGGTTGCGCTCGAACCACCGCGTCGAGCAGTACGCGCCGAACACCTGCAAGTTATTACGTACCTATCAGATGTTAGGAAAATACTACGTCATAACAAAGTAACactaaactttcgcgttttgtacacatatttattgaTATGAACGGATCTACAGCGATATAATTATGCGCATGCACATGTCCAGTGTGGGCTCGTGGTGCTCCACGCGCACGTAGAACGTGGTCAGCGAGCACCCGTGCTCCTCCGTCGTGTACATAATACCCACCTCGTTGTTGCACGTCTTGATCATGAGCAGCGTGGGCTCGTGGTGCTCCACGCGCACGTAGAACGTGGTCAGCGAGCACCCGTGCTCCTCCGTCGTGTACATAATACCCACCTCGTTGTTGCACGTCTTGATCATGAGCAGCGTGGGGTCGTGGTGCTCCACGCGCACGTAGAACGTGGTCAGCGAGCACCCGTGCTCCTCCGTCGTGTACATAATACCCACCTCGTTGTTGCACGTCTTGATCATGAGCAGCGTGGGCTCGTGGTGCTCCACGCGCACGTAGAACGTGGTCAGCGAGCACCCGTGCTCCTCCGTCGTGTACATAATACCCACCTCGTTGTTGCACGTCTTGATCATGAGCAGCGTGGGCTCGTGGTGCTCCACGCGCACGTAGAACGTGGTCAGCGAGCACCCGTGCTCCTCCGTCGTGTACATAATACCCACCTCGTTGTTGCACGTCTTGATCATGAGCAGCGTGGGCTCGTGGTGCTCCACGCGCACGTAGAACGTGGTCAGCGAGCACCCGTGCTCCTCCGTCGTGTACATAATACCCACCTCGTTGTTGCACGTCTTGATCATGAGCAGCGTGGGCTCGTGGTGCTCCACGCGCACGTAGAACGTGGTCAGCGAGCACCCGTGCTCCTCCGTCGTGTACATAATACCCACCTCGTTGTTGCACGTCTTGATCATGAGCAGCGTGGGCTCGTGGTGCTCCACGCGCACGTAGAACGTGGTCAGCGAGCACCCGTGCTCCTCCGTCGTGTACATAATACCCACCTCGTTGTTGCACGTCTTGATCATGAGCAGCGTGGGCTCGTGGTGCTCCACGCGCACGTAGAACGTGGTCAGCGAGCACCCGTGCTCCTCCGTCGTGTACAACAGCACGGGCTGGTACATCGTGATGCGGACCGGCAGCCACGACCATAACGTGAACAGCTGGAAAACGAAATGGCGGTTCAAGAAAGAGTAAACTTAATTTTGACTGGTGTACTACCGTCCCAAAGGTTGCTACTATAGTCTGTCAGTCATTTGTCAGTAGTAAAAGCCGCGAAATCCATTATTTGTATGGGATTCATCCCTTCGCACTTACTTTTTCAAATTGACGCCTTATTGTACTGACAATATAGGCTAAACTATATCTATTTAACCGCTGGGACGTCAGTAGGACCATGATTTGTAAATTTCACAAAAGAATTGAAAGCGAATTCTGGCTCGTCTCAATAGCCAGGATTCCAATCACTCAGTTAATATGAGATATGCTGATGATTCTTACTTTGTTCATTTCTGAAATGATAAGTCCTGCAAGCATTAGTGTGAACGCAATTTGATCATGTAAATTAGTATAATTATATAAGAGTAAGTTTACCTGCAAAACTTATCATGAAAACTCTTACCtgatactttttatttaaacaaacaaagTATAGTTAGTTTAGCAAACAACTCTTCTGTGAAATCTACGCAAAATAACACACTATAAACTTATGGTTGATTTGATCTTATTAGATTTAATGTTGTGATACTATTTGGTGCAAAGCGATGGATAGACTGATTCGTCTTCTGGACCTTCTGGTCTAGCGAAATGTTTTCTTGCTTCTAATGAACAGgggctttttaaattttttgatctACTTGTTGCGTACTGTGCAAAGCCCCAGATTGTTTTAAGACACGATAATGTTTTATGATTAACAACTGATATTTAAAGCAGAATTTACCTTATCAACATTTCAAATTAGTAGGTACTCCAATTAAATCATAATTCCTTACATATTATTACTTAATTCATATCATAAGTTTTTAATGTTTCAATACCAAGTATACCAACACATCTAAAATGACGtaaagttaaatatttttttaaataggtaaatgtTTCTAATACCAATACGAGTAACATTATTTCTAAGTTTCTAAGACATCCACAGCTACCTACttagaaatataattttagaataaaatataaaaacacttaacaTTGACGTTAGTTGTGTCGAATTAGTAAACGGCTACGGGTGCTCAGTGCTATGTGCACATTCGGACGCAACAACTACTTATACTTAAACACTTATATTAACCAAACTTCAGTTTTTATTACTGAGGTAAGGTTTATAAAAACCATGCCACATTGAAAAAAAGTTCTGAATGAAAATAGCATGTGATATGGtttgtaataaataacacaAGTATGACATAATAACAATGCATGCAACATAAAAGAGGTTGACACAGACAAAACACGATCTAACATAAAACAGCTAAACTAAAAAGTACACAATACAGATGAAATCTACTAAAATATCTACAGCTCCACCTCAACATAATATTGGCCTACGACTTACAGCACTCTCCGTTAGGCCCTGTTTATAACTTAGCGTATCGCCGATAAAAGATTTAGCCCACTTATTTCCAATGTTGACGAAAATTTGACAATCTGGCCTTACCTTACCTATTTCCTTgggcttaataaaaataatgatcatGGTTTAGGAAGAAACACGTGATCACGCCCCTAattatataactttttaatacctgccttttaaataaaaccgATTTTAGTTTTTAGAAGATATCTATTGAGCGACCGTCACATTGTTTATGGCGATTTGGTTTGGCATCTGTCTGCCTGCATATTCATTTCTTCAATATTACGAGACATCGAGACAATATTAGTACACGATTGCGACACCTTGATctaatgttacattacaagtgcTACCTCTGAATCCCCGTTGCAATACTACGACCACCACTAACTACGCCCATAAGATAGTGTCGGCAAACCTTCTGTCTTAAGTCTGAAGAGTGCTGTTTCTGATCCGCGAACACCGCGTTAGGGAATGGGAACCACAGGGCCAAATGGGAGGAACGCGGGCTCTGCGAAAATGTGGCAAAAATGCTTCACTCGATGCTTGTCTGCTGTGTTGGAGTGTTTTTGGCGCTCAGACATGAACGTAAACTGAAGTTCACATTAAAGATCAATACATGTATAAGTACTGTAACAATTCCATTATCCTTTTTTTATTGTTCCAAATTCGAAGTTCTTGAATATCACAAAGGCGGAAAGGATTGAAAGatttctctaagaacaaattaaatttctatgaaaatattgtaatttgtgtttttgtgtGATTGAAAGATATATAATCAACCCCTGGAGTCTCAAGGGTCTAAATTTGCCAGCCGAAACTgattttttgttgtaatttcGGAAGCCATATTGCATCCGTGAGACTTAAGGtgttaaattacattattaagtaaatataggtacaatttaGAGAAAACGCCTTCATGAAATGCATGAACAATAGGAACGAGAGGTTTCAGGGAAAATCCTTGAATGCGTCCATGTACGATGGAAATATGAGCGTATCGCCAAATATACCTGCAGCTAAAAATGACTATTTTAAATACTGTACACACATCGAACATCCACGTAACACGGTTCAAACAGCATTCAAATGGCCACCATGCAACGCTAGCTTACAATAAATAGCTAAGCGAAATATTATATCGACGACATCGTAgtggcaaaataataaaaaaatatagacacCTAGTGGAAAGCGGTGCATCTATAATAAAACATGTTTGGTCGTTGCGACGCGACCGGGTGACTTAGGTTATCTTACTTCACTCTGGTCGGATATCTGCGACTTGAGCGCTTGGATTGGGAACACGCCCATGGACAGGGCGCGCGGGCCCGGCGAGTGAGAGCCCTAACGGGAAAAAACTGTTAGCACTCACACAACTTACATGCGACTACATCGTTAATAGCAAGCGGCCGTTACGACTGTAACTCACACGCATGCCTATTTTTGAAATGGGATCTTACACACTGAAACATTGAATCCCACATTCAAAGCGAATGAGATGATTTATTAGATTCGCTCGCGTTCCATGATTGTTATAGGGCTGAATGATCACATCGAGAACACTATGATATCATTCGCGACTCGCTACACTGACTGAACAAAACATAACGTTGTGATCGAAAAAACAAGAAGAAAGTAACAGGTATCTTACAGACTAGACGTGAGAGAATGTCTCCGGTCGGTCCACGGGGGACTTCAGAAGTGGGATCCACATAAGGAAATTAACATTAGTCTTGTTAAATCTTAATATGACGGAATGAGAAAGAAAAGCATAAGCCACGCCTAATGTCGTCGTGTACGATACCATTTGTTTGCACGCTTCCTCAGACATTCTCTGCAAATCAAGTAAACACCGGTATACatcattatatataatatttgtatgCCGTGTGGTGCGTGTGTTGTTAGAACATCGTTGTGTCTGTTAAACATCTACCCAACATTTAGTTGTCAAAAACCTAAATCGAAATAACAGGATTCTTTGTATAGAGTTGCTCGAGTAGTCTGATCAATAAACATAACATTAACTACTTgagttaacattaaaatatataaattcggGTTTAACACACGTGATCACTATAAGCGCGCTGCGGCTGTTTTAAAAGTTGTAATAAGAATAAGagaataaagataatttatttcggctaataaatgatctttattctcttattcttattcttgtaATATAACTCATTTCTGACATATCCCCAACAAGTCTAAAATATGTCGCACtgacatattttcatatttaacaCACGTGATAAAACCgtcatttataatttaatgttggaatatatacaaacaaaaaaatatcaaaaactttcgttaaacaaatatttgttcagtCGTTTTTCCAACTAAATAATATGACGTTGGTCTCCAATGTCCCCATACATTTTGGATTGTCACACGTTAACCTAAGAAACATGTTCAAGGACGTCTCCTATAAGTCTACAGTATAGGTAATAGTTGGATTCAGTAGGCAGCGGTACTCACCTCACGTATAGTCAGCGTGTGGGACATCATCTGTATATTGACCTGGCTCTGGCTGGTGGGCAGGTTGTCGGAGGAGCGCGAGCGCACGAGCCGCGACCCCGTGATCACCTGCTTGGACTTGAGCGTCATCTCCGTCTTTATGAACACGCGGGATATGTACTGTGAACTGTGGATAAAACAAATATGGGAATTGATAAACAAATTACCTGGAATATTGTGGATGCAATGATGAGGAGTGATTAATGTACAGAAAATGTAGATTATACTGAACAACAATCCAGAAATCACGATAAAACTTAGTAGTGAAAATTTGATTGGCAGAAATATAAGAACTTTCTTTTTGGCAATTTCAGGGTTGTCCTCGTAACAAGTTTTTGAGTTTGATCAAAAAATTCTGTTCGCTAAGCATTGTTAAACTTTTGAAAACATCCCTCTGAAAAGTATGTGGATAAGATGGAGAGAAGATTGGTGATACGATTGTGATTGTGAACAACTGCCAATCAGATAGTAAGTTAACTCAAGAACAACCAGTGTTCAATCAGATAGTCTCGTAAGTGCGTGCTTGACATGACTCCTGGTTCATTGAGTACAATAAGACGTGACTTAATTTGCTTTACATGCCATTATTGACAACATATTTCTCTgataatatcatcatcattcatcaacACAAGTAACTGACAAATGTCAGTGCGACAACTGTTTTagaagggtctctattgtttcccataaagttttaagtcataatgtattgtttgtccacattttcgttagtcataatttgttttttctcagaaacgcgtaacttttcaggattgccattaaacaaacttaacctatccataggataaccttacgaaaatcctgaaaagttaacggtttcagaattatgattaatgataagctgacaatcattacattatgactttcaataattatgtcaaacaaagggacttAATAGAAAGAGACTCGTATTATTAAAGTGACAGGCAGACCAAACTACGTTCACCGTATAGTAAGTAACGCTAGACGCGGTCCTCCATAGCTTGTAGGGTGAGGCGAGGCCTGCCTGCTAAAGAAGTTTGAAATACATCACAAGGGGGGTCTCACCTTAAAGCCCTAATACTGTGCCTAATACTAAAAGCGGTCCGCAGCAGTTTCGTCAGCGAGGCAGGCATGTCTCTACAAAATTTGTCGATGACTGTATCCACGCCGTCCTTGGTTACCTCCGAACTGTGTCCAATATCACAGTGGGATCTCACCTTAAAGCCCTAATACTAAACGCAATCCGTAGCAGTTTTGTCGGGGAAGCGAGCATTTTCCACAGAACTTATAGATGATTGTATCCACACTATTCTTGGTTATCTCCGAACTGTCGCTAGTGTCCGATATTAGAGTGGGATCTCACCTTAAAGCTCTAATACTAAACGCGGTCCGCAGCAGCTTCGTCAGCGAGGCGGGCATGTTTCTGCAGAACTTGTCGATGACTGTGTCCAAGCCATTCTCTGTTATCTCCGAACTGTCCCTAGTGTCCGATATTAGAGTGGGATCTCACCTTAAAGCTCTAATACTAAACGCGGTCCGCAGCAGTTTCGTCAGCGAGGCGGGCATGTTTCTGCAGAACTTGTCGAGGACTGTATCCACGCCATTCTTTGTTACCTCGGAACTGTCACTAAAGTCCGATATCAGAAGTAGAATCTTACCTTAAAGCCCTAATACTAAACGCGGTCCGCAGCAATTTCGTCGGCGACGCGGGCATGTTTCTGCAGAACTTGTCAATGGCGTGATCGACACCATTTTTGGTCGCCTCGGCGTACCAGTCCGAACTCTGGTTAGTTGAGTGCTTGTGGAATAGGATGAGGATCGCTAGGGCCACCCTGTAGAACACCTGAGGAAGGagaaatagtttagaagttttcTGCAGTTAGTGTAGGTAAATGTTTCTAACTAaagcaagattgcgacagtcttttgttttgccgcgaaaattccgggctctgcacataattaaattaaaaactataacACTATACATTAGTAACTATACATTTCCCGgatattaaattataagaaTATTTTTGGGGTGATACAGCTcgatattgtatgtattttcaCACAGAAAAATAGAATTGGGTTGTCCCATCTCTCAGCAATGACTGACATAAATCGATatcaaagttttattattatttttattataaatggaTGAGctcaatataattaaaagaaaagaatTAAATTGTTACTGTTATTGTCGATATAATATATCCGGGACTACACAGGAAGCTAACATTTTATTACTATATTTCATTATTAGCAGTAAAACAAGTACAAGTATAATTAATCGAAACGACATGTGTCCAAGGTTGTTATTGATATTGCGATGCAATTAACTaggcgaaataaaaaaaaccggccaagtgcgagccggactcgcgcacgaagggttccgtaccattacgcaaaaaaaggcaaaaaaatcacgttggttgtatgggagccccacttaaatatttattttattctgtttttagtatttgttgttatagcggcaacagaaatacatcatctgtgaaaatttcaactgtctagctatcacggttcgtgaaatacagcctggtgacagacggacaaacagacagacagacagacagcggagtcttaataatagggtcccgtttttacccttcgggtacggtaccctaataaaatatgactggctaaaagcaataaaaatgggTCACTGTAAgaatttcaattaaattgtGACTCGTTTTCCGCTGTAGGTAAATGTCTCATCATGGTTTTCTTTTTTGATCGTAGTACTTAAATCAACCAAGATTGGGGG
This DNA window, taken from Cydia strobilella chromosome 4, ilCydStro3.1, whole genome shotgun sequence, encodes the following:
- the LOC134740478 gene encoding GTPase-activating protein skywalker isoform X5 translates to MPAMLSAVLEEEADMYEAFPPHVDPTGITILTDSPPGKKAPLKTFEEVQPLLQQSRKRELKLVIRENSWPINSPVRALLWPALCRQHQHGKSMLDGFYWDMVTQVFGTVELPDKPIMLPPFVEATHCLGYHLTRKGRAVADRVVSVLGYACPDITYSPSLYPITAALLHFMPEEECYHCMASLVASKDKMFITQTKLLNEVTWKTVMQIAKKHAKSAAQHLSRLSGAIGPERIYTDWQWWILAALPFPHLVRVLDCFFHEGIKVFYRVALAILILFHKHSTNQSSDWYAEATKNGVDHAIDKFCRNMPASPTKLLRTAFSIRALSSQYISRVFIKTEMTLKSKQVITGSRLVRSRSSDNLPTSQSQVNIQMMSHTLTIRELFTLWSWLPVRITMYQPVLLYTTEEHGCSLTTFYVRVEHHEPTLLMIKTCNNEVGIMYTTEEHGCSLTTFYVRVEHHEPTLLMIKTCNNEVGIMYTTEEHGCSLTTFYVRVEHHEPTLLMIKTCNNEVGIMYTTEEHGCSLTTFYVRVEHHEPTLLMIKTCNNEVGIMYTTEEHGCSLTTFYVRVEHHEPTLLMIKTCNNEVGIMYTTEEHGCSLTTFYVRVEHHEPTLLMIKTCNNEVGIMYTTEEHGCSLTTFYVRVEHHDPTLLMIKTCNNEVGIMYTTEEHGCSLTTFYVRVEHHEPTLLMIKTCNNEVFGAYCSTRWFERNQKDERGNRQAYFGTGETFLFSLHPVRAKYPWVGTLEDKAEDEGKSHHALTLFMAGDSTMITVGGGDGQAIWMDENIRFGKTDRCSTFNNPPLCPSGDFEIRVLEVYGFSGA